The Candidatus Polarisedimenticolia bacterium genome contains the following window.
CGGCATCACCAACCTCACCGTGTGGGAGCGCTATCCGAACTCATCAGATCAGAACCGCATTACGATCTTGAGGGAGTGGCCGTATGGAGAGGGTGCCGCCGCCGCCGTGCACGAGCAGGAAGTCCTGCGTAAGTACGATGCGTTTCGGTACTCCGGCCCACCTGTACTGCAGGGTGTGGGCGTGACCGAGGTCTTCACCTGCGATGTCCTCGGCTTGGACGGCGGTAATCCGCCTGACCCGCCTCAGTTATCGCTGTTCGATTGAGCCGTTGATTGCGGCCGCCATGGTCAACACGGTAGGCACAGGATCCAATGCGGGCGTGGGACCCTTCGAGCGGGTCATCCGGGGCTGGATCAGGCTCTCGACGTCGGCGCCGAAGAGCGAATCCTACTGCCTCAAGTCATCCAGAAACTCGGACGCCGGATCGACCCCGGTGATCAGGAGATGGTCCCGCGCGCGCGTGCACGCCACGTACAGCAGATAGCGCTCGGTGTCGTACACTTCCTTCAGATCGGAGTCATCCCCCACCGTTTCGATTCGCTCCTGCGACGGGATCACTTCGTCGTCGCAGGCCATGACGGCGACGGCCCGGAACTCGAGGCCCTTTGCCAGGTGCATGGTGCTGACGGCCACGTGTCCGCTGGCCGTTTCGACATGGTCGTCGAGGACCTTCCACGGCAGAACGGCTGCCTGGATGGCCGCTGTTGCGCGATCCAGTTGCGCAGCCGAGCGGACGAAGACGCCGATCTCGTGGGGCTGCAGTCCCGCCTTCGTCTCTTCCCCGAGCCACTGTCCAACGACTGCCCGCTCCTCATCCGGATTCGCAACGACGCGGATCATGGGCGGCGCACCGTTGAACACCGAGATCGTGTCGCTCCTGTTTTCCACGTTGCCGTCCACGTCGACGATCTCGGGACCCAGCAGGCGGTCGGCACGCTCCCGAATCTGATGCGAGGTACGGTAGTTCACGCGCAGCGTCCGCGAACGGCCACGGATCTCCACACCCAGGGACCTCCAAGAGAACGGCTGCTGGAAGATGCGCTGCCCCAGGTCGCCCGCAAAGAAGAGGCCATCGGGGCGCGCGCCCAGCATGGCGGCGAGGAACCGCATCTGGGTCACGGTGACGTCCTGCGCCTCATCGATCACGGCATGATCGTAGGGTGGGTTCCGGCTCTCGGGCATCTCGGTGGCGAGGGCCTCGAATACGGCGGGCTGCGTTGTCAGCCCCCGTATCCGGAGGGCCTCGCGCACTCGCTCGAAGATGACCCACAGCGTCTTTCGTTGCGCCTCGGGCAGTCGTGTCTTCCGCCCGAGCCGGGCGACATCGCGGTAGGCTTCCCAGCCGTGTAGCTGCCAGCCATCGACGACCTGCTCCCATTCGGTCATCAGGAACTGGAGACTGAACTTGTGCTCGCCGACCGCTCCCGACGCTGCGCGCATCAGGTCGCGCACTACCATCGGGGTGGCCAGCTTGACGGGGCCGAGAAGCGCCTTGTGCAGGCGCAGGCCAAGAGCGTCCAGGGAAGTGACATCGATCCGCTCGGCGATTCGCGGCTCGTTGCCGACCAGACGCCGCAGACGGGTCCGCAACGCGCTCGCCAGCGCATCCGAGAAGGTCGCCAGCAAGACGCGCGCGCTGGGATGCCGGCGAGCCAGTTGAACGGCGCGATGCAAGGCCACAATCGTCTTGCCCGTTCCGGCGGACCCGGTGACCCGAGCCGGTCCGGAATAGTCGCGCTCGACCCACTCCCGCTGTTCGGGGTGCAGGAAGACGGTCCATCGCTCCCACGGGAAGTCGAGCGCGCGCTCAAGCTCCTGCACGTTGGTCATGACCCGGAAGCGCCGCTGTGCGTCGGGATGGTCGAACGGGCCGACGGCAGTCGGCATCGGCACGGCGACCCGTGGCTGCCCCCCAGTCGCCAGCTCGAGCAACGCCTCGGCGGCCTCCGCAGGCAGGTGGTCCGCCAGGAGCAATAGGCTGTCTTCGTCCACCTTCCGGACGTCGTCCAGCCACTCCCGGGGCACGCCGTAACCAAACAGCACATCGTCGGGCTTGTCGGCGAACAAGCGCGGCTTGGCAGATGCCTGTGCCTCCCTCGCGACATAGACCGGCACGACGATCTCCTGGACCGTCTCGCGTAACTCGACAAGCTGGGCCGCCCCGGTCTTCGGGTGGATCTCCAGCTTCCGGCGTTCGGCCCAGGAATAGGCACGGTCGTGGTGGTCGACGTAGCAGAGCGTCAAGCTGTTTGCCAGGCGATGGACGATC
Protein-coding sequences here:
- a CDS encoding UvrD-helicase domain-containing protein, with amino-acid sequence MNPASPGLRFHRLDKAKDRNFWSVRVSGDIRLIVHRLANSLTLCYVDHHDRAYSWAERRKLEIHPKTGAAQLVELRETVQEIVVPVYVAREAQASAKPRLFADKPDDVLFGYGVPREWLDDVRKVDEDSLLLLADHLPAEAAEALLELATGGQPRVAVPMPTAVGPFDHPDAQRRFRVMTNVQELERALDFPWERWTVFLHPEQREWVERDYSGPARVTGSAGTGKTIVALHRAVQLARRHPSARVLLATFSDALASALRTRLRRLVGNEPRIAERIDVTSLDALGLRLHKALLGPVKLATPMVVRDLMRAASGAVGEHKFSLQFLMTEWEQVVDGWQLHGWEAYRDVARLGRKTRLPEAQRKTLWVIFERVREALRIRGLTTQPAVFEALATEMPESRNPPYDHAVIDEAQDVTVTQMRFLAAMLGARPDGLFFAGDLGQRIFQQPFSWRSLGVEIRGRSRTLRVNYRTSHQIRERADRLLGPEIVDVDGNVENRSDTISVFNGAPPMIRVVANPDEERAVVGQWLGEETKAGLQPHEIGVFVRSAAQLDRATAAIQAAVLPWKVLDDHVETASGHVAVSTMHLAKGLEFRAVAVMACDDEVIPSQERIETVGDDSDLKEVYDTERYLLYVACTRARDHLLITGVDPASEFLDDLRQ